One window of Panulirus ornatus isolate Po-2019 chromosome 13, ASM3632096v1, whole genome shotgun sequence genomic DNA carries:
- the LOC139752635 gene encoding uncharacterized protein → MIQMVARDGESSARAGDAAEVWWSGGPPPAPYIRSLLHAVGITALLLCAAVHFLLSLTAYVRQPVATYLSAVSEPLTFPSVTVCPALPFKLSVLSDRGLNNTNVRCSGSSSERSELAQLLQDMPGLWDEPVNLTSLWWSAGLQSSDYLPDTSLDDLPWNHWRPILTTNNVCYQLANTSQTKGFSTLAVVLSYKNIKEELLAFERDCYPQDYGRIFWVMLPEKGATPLAVSRSRFYKQKVQWRASNQLKITPMVVRRLPPCRTQPYRRSTCLQRCQLERAARRINCSLPYLPDTDLPMCHTQDQYRKSRKYILDEPSANETQPCEHLCGKDCESTYYYVDDVSTAHAYYREGFEAKLSWKNYFIIQEFWSTSFPRALSEVGGIVGLYLGWSVLGSGQGFANFLGTIEGHKWSRTRRRIRKLLLLTLYLLCAMTATLFWLHFAGEFAWNHPYYTRIETHRLRPRDLPAMTVCRWPPFNLSKLLEDGLIFNASAHCRNYGNRFSRCFRGTRVIQELPGMFGGRPLDQVWADAAWKLQDLVTHYTVDSNSFLVQ, encoded by the coding sequence ATGATTCAGATGGTGGCGAGGGACGGAGAGTCGTCTGCCAGGGCTGGCGATGCAGCAGAAGTGTGGTGGAGCGGgggtcctcctccagcaccatacATACGCTCCCTGCTGCATGCCGTGGGTATCACGGCCTTGTTGCTCTGCGCCGCAGTTCACTTCCTCCTATCGCTCACAGCCTACGTCAGGCAGCCGGTCGCCACGTATCTTTCGGCTGTGAGCGAGCCGCTCACCTTTCCCTCCGTCACTGTCTGCCCAGCTCTGCCGTTCAAGCTCTCAGTCCTCTCGGATCGAGGTCTCAACAACACCAACGTCCGCTGTTCGGGGTCTTCATCCGAGAGGAGCGAGCTGGCGCAGTTACTGCAAGACATGCCTGGACTGTGGGATGAGCCTGTGAACTTAACGTCACTCTGGTGGTCAGCTGGTCTCCAGTCCAGCGATTATCTCCCCGACACATCTCTGGACGATCTGCCCTGGAACCATTGGAGGCCCATACTGACCACGAACAACGTGTGCTACCAGCTAGCCAACACCAGCCAGACGAAGGGGTTCTCGACACTGGCTGTTGTTCTGTCTTACAAGAATATCAAAGAAGAATTGTTGGCGTTCGAGAGAGACTGCTACCCACAGGACTATGGAAGGATCTTCTGGGTGATGCTTCCAGAGAAAGGCGCGACTCCTCTAGCTGTCTCTCGGAGTCGTTTCTACAAGCAAAAAGTTCAATGGCGTGCATCAAATCAGCTGAAGATCACGCCAATGGTGGTGCGTCGTCTCCCACCCTGCAGGACTCAGCCTTATCGCAGGTCCACCTGCCTCCAGCGGTGCCAGCTCGAGAGAGCAGCCAGGCGCATCAACTGTTCTTTGCCATACCTTCCAGATACGGACCTACCCATGTGCCACACGCAAGACCAGTACAGAAAGAGTCGGAAATATATTCTCGACGAGCCGTCAGCAAACGAAACACAACCGTGCGAGCACCTGTGCGGTAAAGACTGCGAATCTACGTACTATTACGTCGACGACGTATCTACGGCACACGCATATTACAGGGAGGGGTTCGAGGCTAAGCTGTCGTGGAAGAATTACTTCATCATCCAAGAGTTTTGGTCAACCTCCTTCCCCAGGGCTCTGAGTGAAGTCGGGGGCATCGTGGGACTTTACCTGGGCTGGTCGGTGCTAGGCTCCGGTCAGGGCTTCGCCAACTTCCTCGGGACGATCGAGGGGCACAAATGGAGTCGAACTCGCCGACGCATTCGCAAGCTGCTCTTACTGACCCTCTACCTACTGTGCGCCATGACGGCCACCCTCTTCTGGTTGCACTTCGCGGGGGAGTTCGCTTGGAACCACCCATACTACACCAGAATCGAAACCCACAGACTCCGGCCGCGAGATCTCCCGGCCATGACGGTGTGTCGTTGGCCCCCGTTCAACCTCTCCAAGCTCCTCGAGGATGGGCTCATTTTCAACGCCAGCGCCCACTGCAGGAACTACGGCAACAGGTTCTCCCGCTGCTTCCGAGGCACTCGTGTTATCCAGGAGTTACCCGGGATGTTCGGCGGGAGGCCACTGGACCAGGTGTGGGCAGACGCTGCCTGGAAGCTCCAAGATCTTGTGACGCACTACACCGTCGACTCCAACAGTTTCCTCGTCCAGTGA